GCCAGCCATCAGCTCTACGTAAGGCGCAGGACGCCCGGTCTGACCAATACGGTCCGTCAACTCACGATCCCAGGCCCAACCGAACTCATGATTGCCCCATGTCCATTGCTTTTTGCCGGGTGATACATGCTTGTTTGCGACGTGGATAAAACCGCCTTCAGCGTCGTAGTCATAACCACCAAAGAAGCTAAAGTCAGAATCACATACCATGTAGCTGGTCGGCACAGGGAGATTCTTATAACGGCTGATATCGTTGGCTCCATCTCTGGAAGCATAATCAACACCGTAGTAGCGATTCATCGCGATTGGAAACGAGCTCTGTGCCCGCACCGCATGATCGGCAACATAATGAACATCCGGCGGGAAGAAGCTCTGAAAGTTATCGTGCACTTCAGCAGCCACATTAGCCCACCACAGAAAAGTATGTGTCAGAGCGGTGCGGTTATAGAGACGAGCCCTTAATTCAACCAAAGCACTGTCGGGCTTGAGACAGATACCGTGCATTCCTTTAAGGCGATTGAGCGGATCATGCTCCGACATCCAAACAATCTTAGTGCCGTCTTCCTGCTCCTCGATATGCGTGTCTGTCGGCATGTAGGTTCCGGGACGATGGTGCTGCGGCCAGTTAAATTCAACGCCGCCCGATATCCATGGCCCGGCAAGCCCAACTAGCGCCGGTTTGATTTCCTCCTGACGGTAGAAGAAATCATAGTCGTTATTGACCTTATCTTGTCCCAGAAAGATACGCCCACCGATTTCTGGCAGTATCACTAAGCGGACAAAGTCATTCTCCAAATGAACCGAATCGTAGTCCTGCGGCTCCGGCGTATCATAGACCTTATCGATGAAAGGAACTGGATACACTTTCCCGCAGGACCCTTGATAAACCCGCTTCTCAAAAAAGAGCGGATTTTTCTCCGGCTTGCCCAGTCCGTAAGTCGGAATGGGCAAGGGTTTTCGTGTGACGTCTATTGAGCTCAAGATTCTGGAACCTTTTGAAATCTACTTATTCTGCTTCGCTAATCTTTCAGCGTGGATTTGCTCAGCCTGCTCCAAGGTGAACGATGGCTCGTTCACCGGGAAGTCATTCGTGGCAGCCTCCAAGGAAACCGTCAGCTTCACTGGCTCCCCTTTCTTCAGATAAACTTCGCGGGCAAAATCACCATGTTCAGAGGACCTCATCTTCGCACTGGATTCGATTTCCTCAATTCCCTGACGAACAAAAATCGTAACCCACTGGTCTTTAAGGCTACGAATCGTCGCCGTGATTTCTTTCTGCTCCAAATCCCATTCGAGCGATTCAACAGTCGCTTGTGTTCGCGTGCGAAGACCGTCAATCGAACCGGATGGCAATCTAGTCGACCACGCTGGCAAGAGCTCGATGACACCAGGTTTTGAATAGAGTAGAGCTTCAGCAACGAATCCCGGCAGCCCACAAAGCACGTCTGTATTCGGAGCCCAGTTAGGATTGTGGCGGGTAATCAAGTTACGCTCAATATAATCATAGCGCATCAAGAGGTAGAGATACTGATAAAACAGTTCCGGATAATTTGTCCGCGCAGCAGCAAACGCACGCACTACAAAGCCGTGACCTGCCCAATGCTGCGGAAGCCTCTTTTCAATCGCGACACGCATTGCTTGCATCTCCTCAGGGTGTTCTTCCCAGTTCAACTCATGCGCTGGCCAGACCGGATAGCGGTGCGCCATATGGCGATGATCGTAGTGATCTTTGTATTTTGGATAAGCCCATTCCTTGAGAGCCCCTTCCTCGTTGATCAAGTATGGAGGCATTTTATCGAGCATGCCTTGCAAATGCTTTACTCTTTCGGGCTTAATCCCCAGATCTTGATATGCTTCGATCAAGTTGCGAATCGCCTGCTTAGCAGCTGCGATATCCTGAACTGAGTTCATCGACTGCCACTCCGAGTTCTCCGGCGAGAACGATGGCACAAAGAGGTAATTGCCGTTGTCGTCATACTCCGTCAGGAAGTCTTCATAAAAAAGCACGGTCTTTTCCATCAGTGGAAGCACGCGATCTTCCAGATATTGCTTATCACCCGTAACCAGATAATACTCGTAAAGCGGGTAGATCAGCCACGCTGCACCAGCCGTCCAGCAATGAGAAGGGAAGCCATGGAAGTGTGTATTGTAATTCTCCCTAACACTGGTTCGGATACCTGACATATGACCGCGGAAACCGTAAATGTTTTGCGCATTTACTTCCCAGCTGGGAGCAATTTCTTCAATCAAGCCCAGGTAGGCATATAAGGCCTCTGGAAGTGCGCAAGTATTTGCCCCAGCGATCTGTTGATTCAGATTCGTGTCTAGCGTCCAGTCGGCCGACCATGGCGGGCCTTGATCACCGTTCCAGATACTTGTCAATGGTGGCGGATAACGACCACTGGACGACAGCAAAGTATAGCGGCCCATGTTAAACATCTTTTGTAGGAAAGCAGGAATTATCTCCTTGGAAGCCGCCTGCAGTTCTATCAATTCCTCAGAAGACATGTAACGTTCATCCGAATCATCGAGATTGATGACAACGCGTCCCATCGCGCTCTCGTGCAGCGCGACGTGTGCATCAAACAGAGTGTCATAATCGGTTGGTAACTGAGCCAAGTCTTTCTGTATCGCGGCTAAATCCGCGTTAGCAAAATCGTCATGATCTTCGATTCGAGTGAGCATGAGGACGCTTTTGACGCCGACGCACTTAAGAGAGTCTTCCCCGACTTCAACATCACCACCGTCGCAGATAACGCGTGTCACACCCTCGTAGCCACGGTCAGTAAGATTGTAAGTGGCCTGTGCGGTCATCCACTCCTCATCGTAAGTCGTCTCAATCAGCTCCATACCTTCCCTCCAATTGTGGTCTTGGTCGACAAGCTTGAGATTCACATTGAAATTACGACCATCGAGAGACGTATAGTACTGAACAATCACATTGTCCGCACGTGAAACAAAGGTCTTGCTGATCCATTTACCGTCACGGTTGGTATAGCGCACAACAGCCTCACCCGTCATAAAGTCGACTGAGCGAAGGTAGTCCCAAACCGAGCTTGCGTCTTCTAATTCTACCAACATGGAATAGGCAGGATGATACGATGGCGTCATAACAATACCAGTGTGCCCTTTCTCAGCCATAACCTCGCGCCAGT
The Rubellicoccus peritrichatus DNA segment above includes these coding regions:
- a CDS encoding glycosyl hydrolase family 95 catalytic domain-containing protein, with amino-acid sequence MKKSIIYLFLTAIAASFCSLDAIHVKPLPLEERKAVMNIPGMCSIRPANRWDEAIVTGNGTLGASVFGQPYKDKVVFNHERLFRPLLDERPLPPEISEALPEVRRMMREGNTHHAQAYWREVMAEKGHTGIVMTPSYHPAYSMLVELEDASSVWDYLRSVDFMTGEAVVRYTNRDGKWISKTFVSRADNVIVQYYTSLDGRNFNVNLKLVDQDHNWREGMELIETTYDEEWMTAQATYNLTDRGYEGVTRVICDGGDVEVGEDSLKCVGVKSVLMLTRIEDHDDFANADLAAIQKDLAQLPTDYDTLFDAHVALHESAMGRVVINLDDSDERYMSSEELIELQAASKEIIPAFLQKMFNMGRYTLLSSSGRYPPPLTSIWNGDQGPPWSADWTLDTNLNQQIAGANTCALPEALYAYLGLIEEIAPSWEVNAQNIYGFRGHMSGIRTSVRENYNTHFHGFPSHCWTAGAAWLIYPLYEYYLVTGDKQYLEDRVLPLMEKTVLFYEDFLTEYDDNGNYLFVPSFSPENSEWQSMNSVQDIAAAKQAIRNLIEAYQDLGIKPERVKHLQGMLDKMPPYLINEEGALKEWAYPKYKDHYDHRHMAHRYPVWPAHELNWEEHPEEMQAMRVAIEKRLPQHWAGHGFVVRAFAAARTNYPELFYQYLYLLMRYDYIERNLITRHNPNWAPNTDVLCGLPGFVAEALLYSKPGVIELLPAWSTRLPSGSIDGLRTRTQATVESLEWDLEQKEITATIRSLKDQWVTIFVRQGIEEIESSAKMRSSEHGDFAREVYLKKGEPVKLTVSLEAATNDFPVNEPSFTLEQAEQIHAERLAKQNK